A window from Hemibagrus wyckioides isolate EC202008001 linkage group LG17, SWU_Hwy_1.0, whole genome shotgun sequence encodes these proteins:
- the LOC131368248 gene encoding olfactory receptor 52K2-like: MLTPVQNVSFTAFTLNGFHDLGEWRPILTIPYLVMFLLSTTANLTIIYLITSQKALHSPMCILIGLTAVVDLSMPIFCVPHMLLSLIFNWKGISLEGCLVQMFCVYFVGALRSTILLWMALDRFFAICRPLYYHKYMEMANFLKFIIFPVIRNLFFITTMVSWAGKLTFCATNEMDHCFCEHMALVQLGCGDISINNALGLLGVFLTVTVDFILITISYIIILSSILRSGKACLKAVNTCITHIIVMTVSLAFALIAFMSYRIRNNISPSIRVFLSTMYLLFPSCFNPIIYGVRTKEIREQFLKFLNHLKVFPR, translated from the coding sequence ATGTTGACTCCTGTACAAAATGTTTCATTCACAGCTTTTACACTTAATGGTTTTCATGATTTGGGGGAATGGCGGCCCATCCTAACCATTCCCTATCTTGTTATGTTTTTATTGTCTACTACTGCAAATCTCACAATCATATATTTAATTACATCTCAGAAGGCTCTTCACTCTCCTATGTGTATATTAATTGGTCTTACGGCAGTTGTGGATCTCTCTATGCCGATATTTTGTGTTCCACATATGCTGCTCAGCCTCATATTTAACTGGAAAGGAATTTCACTAGAGGGCTGTTTGGTGCAAATGTTTTGCGTTTATTTTGTTGGTGCGTTGCGATCTACTATACTGCTGTGGATGGCACTGGAtcgtttttttgctatatgtagaCCTCTCTATTACCACAAATACATGGAAATGGcaaattttctaaagttcattatttttccagttatccgaaatttgttttttattaccaCAATGGTTTCTTGGGCTGGAAAATTGACCTTTTGTGCAACAAATGAGATGGATCACTGTTTTTGTGAACACATGGCATTAGTTCAGCTGGGATGTGGAGATATCTCCATTAATAATGCATTAGGGCTTTTGGGTGTTTTTCTTACAGTAactgttgattttattttaattacaatatcatatataataatactttCTTCTATCCTGAGATCTGGCAAGGCCTGTTTAAAGGCTGTTAACACCTGCATTACACATATAATTGTCATGACAGTTAGTCTGGCTTTTGCTTTAATTGCCTTTATGTCATACAGAATAAGAAACAACATCTCTCCCTCCATCCGTGTCTTCCTGAGTACAATGTACTTGCTTTTTCCAAGCTGTTTTAATCCAATTATTTATGGAGTAAGAACCAAAGAAATAAGAgaacagtttctgaaattctTGAACCATTTGAAAGTTTTTCCAAGATAA